tcacttttaattttgtttgaattATATTACTTTAGGATGTACACATAAATTTATAAAGTCCCATCTTTTATTTTTGGATGTAATAATCAAAATTGTCCCTATAAATTATCTGTCTCGGGTTGGGTTTCTGGCTGACCTGAGATGgaacccgggacagacatgctcgaagcctctgtggtatataagcatgttCAAAAGTTATGCAACGCAACATAACTCACTGAGGTGCCCATATCCGCTTCAGGTTGAGGCATGTGGGCCCTGTGCACAGTACCTGAGATCACTAGCTGCTCTACATAGGACAGAACGGCACAGAACCATGATTATGAAACTCTTAATATCTGGATTCAAGTCTTCACACTATCatcaggggcgggatttagctcagtcagttgaatactcacttgaggtgcttacctcggtggatccattcagctgatttgggtttttctcgttgcaaccagtccaccacaactggtcaaaggccttggtatgtgatTTCCCGTATGtcgaaaagtgcatataaaagatcccttgctccattaggaaaaatgggtttcctctgttgactacatgtcagaattaccaaatatttgacatccaacagctgatgattaataaatcaatgtgttctagtggtgtcgttatgcAAAACAAACTTAAGTTTACTTTATGATCCTGGCAATGACAAACAATCtgcatgcatgtgatgtcatcagAGATTGGAGTCTAAGATGTAAAAACATGGGCCCTGACTTACaaagaaataatattatatcCCAAAAGAGGTTTTAATCTTACAGCTGGTACCTATCTTTGTTAAGTATGCTAATAATTCTCACTCAGCGATCTTGTCCAGCTTCAGAGGTTTCTTCATTCGTAAATAAATAGTCCTAGACTAGTTTTGCAAATAAACATAAACCTATGACAGAAAAACAATTCTTAtcattacaaacaacataaataatatagttCATAATATACATAAATCATCGTTCTGCATGCACACCATATGTAAAAATCAATTCTATGTTCAGCTATAGCAGTGTTCCTATACAAGCAGCACGGTCTGCAGTAGCCGCCCACACTGCACCAAAACAATGTGCAAAATACATGCAAAGTCGGAAGTggttataaataatacaactgatGAGCTGGttagtgtaaaaaaaatacacagtaACAGTTGCATATAGGTAGTTGATGATATCCATTGATAGCAAAAACCAAAATGTTTcctgaatgtaaaaattacattgtcatgatcatgttatgatgtcaaattatattgatattttgCATTATTGAAAATTtttgttaagaaaaaaaaaaaaaaaaaataaaaataaaataaaaataaaaataaaatatcaatttgtttgtgttattattaataagaatgtttcaaatttaactaTAAGGActatctgttatttcttttaggttCATCAGGGTATGGACAAAAAATCTTGACAACATTTTGGCTTAGCCGATTCACAGTGTGTGCATGGTTTTCTTGGTGGGGTTTTGTGacctaaacaaaataacagacaatctttaACTCAAATTGAGATCAGACAGCAGCTTTAATCATTGAGAATTTTCAAAAgatattaaaactgtattataattatacaactTAAATTCTTTCATGGGCCACATTTGCTTTCACAATACAGTATCCATATATACTGATGTATATCCACTCTTGATACTGACCTCCAACCTTTTATTACATCATAAattgtgtgtattaaaaattaacGTCTCTACAAGGGCACATGACTATGATGTGAAATTACTTTGCAGAAAAGCATGTTACAATCACTACAACAGCCAACCAATTATTAacttttcaaataaataaataaatgtacagctATAAAGAAACATATGTACAAAGTTATTAATTGTATTTACaaacaattacatatatataaaagtgaCATTTAAAGAAAGGTAGTAACTGTATTCATTTTACAAAGAGACATGCTTTTGTGGTCTACTCGAcagattaattaaaatgtaacataaaatgttaatttatttgTCAAAAGGAATGTTGAAccactgattttaataataacagaCATCAGTGGTTTATAATGCTATTCTAATCTATACAACAGATTACTAAATTGTGATTTGACCAGTTTTAAGTTTTAGAGGTGTTATTAATGTAAATCTATTTTTCTGTTAATAGATCACAGATGTATACACAGTGAAATCGGTTTCAATTGGATCAGACTGGGGATCTAATATGTATCTGGTGTTTAAACAGTCGCGTTTTAGAATTGAGAAAATTCTGGACCATGAAACGTGGCTGGTTTTAACAGGATTCTGCATTGTTACgcgtccagtttagacaggtttcactgtatattaaacacatttaacgtaagattttaaataaaacagttacaAAACTTGGGCAAAAGCACCCTAATACTTGTTTTGGAATGGCAATAACTTAACAAAACAGAACATAAAATATTCAATGTTTAACATTCTTTTCAAATGTTACAATCATGGAAGTTTCCTTTTCTGTCCACAacagtaacaaataattgtaaaatttaattacaagtCCAGATTAACTCCAAATAAACAGTGAAAGAAATAAGATTTATTTGTCTGTTGATATTTTCAATTGTCCACTTAAGTGGTTGGTTTACTGGAGCAACAGCttttacaattattttcttgttcacCAGATAACCACTGAGGTACAGTTTGCTTGTCTGAACAGATTTTCAGTTGTCATGACAAATGGACAAAtacttatttcaaacactgagaAACATATTTGTACCTGTAGAATAAAAACTTTGAAAGGTAATGAAATCAAAAATGAATTCTTTTGAGTACCTTGATGCATCTAAAATATCTGTAGAACCAACGGTAGgataaattacatgtatgtgtagttCACAGCAAGAAATCAAACTGCAATGATTCAAAACCACACACTTTAATGATGCTTAATGTTTCTAACGGGATGTAATATGTACATGGTAGTTCAGGGTGCAAAGTTGGATGTACAGTAGCTTGGTGGTACAAAGATGGATGTACAGTAGCTCGGTGGTACAAAGATGGATGTACAGTAGCTCAATGTACAGACATCGGTGTACAGTAGCTTGGTGTACAGAGATAGATGTACAGTAGCTCGGTGGTACAGAGATGGGTGTACAGTAGCTTGGTGGTACAAAGATGAGTGTACAGTAGCTTGGTGGTACAGAGATGGGTGTACAGTAGCTTTGTGTACAGAGATAGATGTACAGTAGCTTGGTGGTACAAATATGGGTGTACAGTAGCTCAGTAGCTCGGTGTACAGTAACTCGGTGTACAGAGATGGATGTACAGTAGCTCGGTGTACAGAGATGGGTGTACAGTAGCTCGGTGGTATAGAGATGGGTGTTCAGTAGCTCGGTGGTGCAGAGATGGGTGTACAGTAGCTCAGTTGTACAGAGATGGGTGTACAGTAGCTTGGTGTACAGTAGCTCGGTGTACAGAGATGGATGTACAGCAGCTCGGTTGTACAGAGATGGGTGTACAGTAGCTCGGTGTACAGTGATGGATGTACAGTAGCTCGGTGGTACAGAGATGGATGCACAGTAGCTCGGTGTACAGAGATGGATGTACAGTAGCTTGGTGTACAGAGATGGATGTACAGTAGCTCTGTGTACAGTAGCTTAGTGTACAGAGATGGATGTACAGTAGCTTGGTGTACAGAGATGGATGTACAGTAGCTCTGTGTACAGTAGCTTAGTGTACAGAGATGGATGTACAGTAGCTTGGTGTACAGAGATGGATGTACAGTAGCTCGGTGTACAGTAGCTTGGTGTACAGAGATAGATGTACAGTAGCTTGGTGGTACAGAGATGGGTATACAGTAGCTCGGTGGTACAGATATGGGTGTACAGAGATGGGTGTACAGTAACTTGGTGTACAGAGATAGATGTTGGATGTAtaatgtagctcagtagtacaaAGCTGGATATCTGTTAAGCTCAGTTTTACAGAGATGGATGTAtattgtagctcagtggtacagagATGGGTGTATattatagctcagtggtacagatATGGGTGTATATTGTAGCCCAATAGTACAGAGATGGATGTAtattgtagctcagtggtacagagATGGATGTAtattgtagctcagtggtacagatATGGATGTAtattgtagctcagtggtacagatATGGATGTATAttgtagcccagtagtacagaGATGGATGTAtattgtagctcagtggtacagatATGGATGTAtattgtagctcagtggtacagagATGGGTGTATAttgtagcccagtagtacagaGATGGATGTATAttgtagcccagtagtacagaGCTGGGTGTACAGTATAGCTCAGAGGTACATTGTACAGAGGATACCTGAGGTATTTTAGGTTGCAGAATCAAGCTTGTGGACATGCTGGTTATTTTGTATTCCAACCTTACAAGGATACATATGCATGAACAAATGCATATGTATATCcttgcagttttattttattttacacttcAAATCCATGTGGACTACCCATCAGTAAAACATTGGGTTGACACATATCAAATAAAGTTAATTTCAAAGGATTGCTACATAGTTCTgttgttaaaatgtgtatttcaAGGAATTCAGTAAcacataaataacaataaatgtaaTTTCACTGTCAGAATTATTTCAGCATAAacaatacaccccccccccaaaaaaaaccccaacaaaaaaacaaaaaaaacatcacaaaacattgtcttaaTTAATAACATACCATGAATCTGTTTgactgtaaaacaaaacaaaaaccccaaacaacaaatataaaaagatGTCCACattttttagggtttttaaaaattaactgaATGCAACTTTGTTTTTGTGGTGGGCAAGTAGCAAGAGCTAAATCAAGAAGACAGTGGACACCTCTTTCTAGAACTTTGTATTGCTTAATACAATATGAACTGAAGCTGGTTGTAACTTTAGTACCCTGCTCCAAACATACTTAATAGTGCTTATCAGTGTGCAGACTTTACAAACAGCGCCTAAACAGTATGGTACTACCGTTTCTTCAATTAACCATGTATATAAACCAATCTATAACAAACTTTAGAAACAGGGCCTTGCTGCCAAACATAATACTATTGtttcttcatttttattttcatgtatatAAAGCACTCTAGGACAAACTTTATAAACAGTGCCCTTCTGTCTAGCACAGTACCGTACTATGGTCTCCTATCCATACATATATTAGTGTAGGACAGGTTTTATAAACAGTGCATTGTTGCCACACACAGTAGGCTACTACCGTCTCCTACTGCGTTATGAATAAACTAGTGAAGAACAAGTGCTATAAATCTTGATCTGCTGGCAAACAATAGCACTGTTTAGGACAAACCAGTCTAGGACAGACTTTATTAACACTACCATTCTCAGAGTGCCAAACATAGGACCCAGGTCTCATAATATTTGCATGTCTAACTTTAaaactgacatttttcttcCAAATATAGTATAATGTTGGCATATAAATTTAGAAGAGaccttaaaaataaaacttaattgTCACAGTGTATACATGGATGTTAAAATACTGTTCAGTGCCAAACACGGTACCTACTGTTCTGTTTGCATACAGgctgtgtatatatacagacactgtcaTACCTTTATGAACAGTTCCCACTGTTTCATCCTGTTTGCAGAACAAACAGCAAtctatacataaataaataaaccacatattAAAGATGTGAGTCAAAGAACCTAAGTATTTCACTAGTATCAAAAGCGCCCAGTCCTCGACGAATACCGGTAGGATGATGACTTGGGTCCAGAAAACCACACCATGTTGCGAGTCTCTTTCTCCAACACGTCCGGGATCCAGCCTATATTCGACTGGACCATCTTCACAGAATTTGTCCGGAACAAACGGCGTTCGTAATCTATGAGCTGCCGCCAGAAGCCGAAGTTCGGGTAAATCACCGAACGCTTCTGTTTGACATGCCTGTACGCGTCCTCCAGTGTCTTGTGGTAATACTTCATGAGGTATGCGATACACAGACTGGCTGAGCGACTGACGCCGGCCACACAGTGCACCAGAGTTTTGCCGCCGCGTTGGTGGATCTGTGCAATCTTGTCACTGACGCTGTCGAAGTAGAGGCTGAGGTTGGCGCTGGGCAGGTCGTCCACGTGGATCTGGATGCAGTCGACGCCGGGCACGTGCAGGTTGGGGATGTCCATGGTGCAGTTGATGATGTGGGTGATGCTCAGACCGCGGACTCTCTCCCCACTGACCGCAGCCGCACTGCTCAGAAACAGGTGGTCAGTTATCTGGGCAATCTGGCTGAACATGTTACGATCCATCGGTGTTATAGAGCtgaaataaattgtaaaaaacatttgttaaaacataatatactTGGATTCATACTAACTCTCTAACTGATACTTGGTTGTTTGAACATTACAGTTTATTCTgatggttgcattcaatttgcCATCCAGTCTTTAAAATCTAAACACTTTGTTTCTGCTTTAACGGATTCCTGAAAATGTCAAAAGAATGTTGACAAAACCTAGAGTTACAAttaaattagttattttagTTGTAAAGCTCTCAAACTGTAttagtgttaaaaataaaagtgtatttttgAAAAGCTTATTGCAGGACATATTGCGTTAACGTTGTAAAACATCTCGACCagcaggcaagtgctctaccactgaggtGCATGTATTCAGACATGTTGACCATTACAATGTCTCTCCATCAAGATTCCTACTGACACAACTCTTTCAATCATCTCATATAGGATTGATCATGTCTGTTCACTTTAATAAGTCTGAAATCTTCATTTCATGAAGGCAAACATTAGTACAGAGGACACCAAATAAATTCAATTTAATAATGTTGCTCTGATAAAATATACTGTTGATAACAATCTTTTGGTTAGAACAAGTAATAATCTTCTGACTAAGATGCGAACACAACAGAATGAATCATCATTTGCACAGAACATTCAAAACTGGCAATTCCGAAGACTGCCCTTGTGGACAAGCGGCTGAAACACCCGAACACTGCAGCCTACACAACACATCCAGACTATTAATATGgccaaacacaacaacactTGCCACAAAACTGCATGGAACAGTCACTGAACTAATGAACACCGCCTCTTTTGTGGGAATCACTGGTCTGATGATTTGACTGACGAAgaacgagaagaagaagaagaatctTTTGGTTGATGTACAGCAATATAATATAGTGATGCTAAAACTTAACTTTCAGGCACTGATATTTCTTTTAGAAATTCTGTCAGAGTATCTGGATATTTTGGGATTCTATCTCATAATCCTATGCTTCCAAACACAAATCTGTGATCTGTGAGCATCAATCACTTGaatcattttacaaattaattgagTACAAGTTAactgtttcaaaataaaataacacaagtcaaaatgtttttattttcaatacatAGGATTATGAActatttaattacttttaataaagaAGACAAATACACCTCAAAAATGTGTAGCACAAAGTAGCAACCAGGTTTATGTTCTTCAAAACACAACACACCTTCAACCAGTTTTAATTGATCGTTTGTCGGCTAGAACTACATGGTGATTGATCACAACATCGTTCAATTCCCAGCACTAACACAACAATatccataataataatttctccACAACAATATTTCAAAGTAAATACATCGGTATAAATGAATCACACTAAACATAATTACTAGAGACAGCCGGTTCAATATCAAATCAATCAGAGAAAGTTTatttaatggtacatgtatgtacatgttcaaTAATCAATACTACCTTATtagcaaaaacatttaaaaaaaaaaaaatcttgttagACCGTATCTGAATTCTTCTGTTTTTGTCTAAATATTTAAGTGGCAAGGCCACATTAACATCATATTACTGTAAATTTATATTCTTCATACAAGGATTCTCTGGTTTTCTAGAAAACTCTTGTTTGTCTGTCTAAACACAACAAATCCATAACTGCTTCATCTAATGAGGATAACAACAGATCAGTCCATCACACAACAAACTGTGGTTCCACTGATTACTCCtcctggtagtagtagtatttgacACTGTAATGTCAGCGACATATAACACCAACTACATGCATTTGTTTAG
This DNA window, taken from Gigantopelta aegis isolate Gae_Host chromosome 4, Gae_host_genome, whole genome shotgun sequence, encodes the following:
- the LOC121371806 gene encoding dual specificity protein phosphatase 14-like isoform X1 translates to MYRVSSTSSITPMDRNMFSQIAQITDHLFLSSAAAVSGERVRGLSITHIINCTMDIPNLHVPGVDCIQIHVDDLPSANLSLYFDSVSDKIAQIHQRGGKTLVHCVAGVSRSASLCIAYLMKYYHKTLEDAYRHVKQKRSVIYPNFGFWRQLIDYERRLFRTNSVKMVQSNIGWIPDVLEKETRNMVWFSGPKSSSYRYSSRTGRF
- the LOC121371806 gene encoding dual specificity protein phosphatase 14-like isoform X2 — translated: MDRNMFSQIAQITDHLFLSSAAAVSGERVRGLSITHIINCTMDIPNLHVPGVDCIQIHVDDLPSANLSLYFDSVSDKIAQIHQRGGKTLVHCVAGVSRSASLCIAYLMKYYHKTLEDAYRHVKQKRSVIYPNFGFWRQLIDYERRLFRTNSVKMVQSNIGWIPDVLEKETRNMVWFSGPKSSSYRYSSRTGRF